The candidate division KSB1 bacterium genome contains a region encoding:
- a CDS encoding trimethylamine methyltransferase family protein, with the protein MRGREVKRIESLGRRMEKTPYLQLLDRKLLTEIWEEALRVLEKVGVLVDHPEARELLLEAGGEVVARSGRIRIPPQLVERSLATAPRRIEIFDREGNPVATLGSSPSVFNPGSAALTILDWATQRQRKPETQDLISLAKASEKLEHIAFQSTALIPGDVPPEISDRYRLAVALLFSRKPVVTGTFREDAFAPMYEMLLAVRGGREELRNRPLAIFDCCPSPPLKWSHLTCQALLDCARTGVPAELVSMPLAGATAPVTLVGSLVQHTAETLSGVVIHQLAAPGAPIIYGGSPAAVDLRTGTTPMGAIETMLLDVAYSEIGRSLGLPTHAYMGLSDAKLLDAQAGAEAALGAVLAALAGISVISGPGMLDFESCFSLEKLVLDNEFCGMALRAAQGVQRRDAELARDLYGDISRGDWFLTSETTLRWFREELFFPSRVIDRDTYENWVRAGRTSAGERAHARLQELLEKPVAFLQDAKAQAVLQIVENEAERYGCRSLPLRAKATGFV; encoded by the coding sequence ATGCGGGGTAGGGAGGTGAAGCGCATCGAAAGCTTGGGGAGGAGAATGGAAAAGACGCCGTATCTCCAGCTTTTGGACCGTAAGCTACTTACGGAGATCTGGGAAGAAGCGCTGCGGGTCTTGGAAAAGGTGGGGGTTCTGGTTGACCATCCCGAGGCGAGAGAGCTGCTCCTCGAGGCCGGTGGGGAGGTTGTCGCGCGTAGCGGCCGAATCCGCATCCCGCCGCAGCTCGTGGAAAGGTCGCTGGCGACGGCACCCCGGCGGATCGAGATCTTCGACCGGGAGGGGAATCCCGTCGCGACTTTGGGTTCCAGCCCGTCGGTGTTTAACCCGGGTTCGGCAGCCCTCACGATTTTAGACTGGGCGACCCAGCGGCAGCGTAAGCCGGAAACGCAGGATCTGATCTCCCTGGCCAAGGCCAGCGAGAAGCTGGAACACATAGCTTTTCAGAGCACCGCGTTGATCCCGGGCGACGTGCCGCCGGAGATTTCGGACCGCTACCGCCTGGCCGTCGCCCTTCTCTTCTCGCGCAAACCTGTGGTGACGGGCACATTTCGGGAGGACGCCTTTGCCCCGATGTACGAGATGCTGCTGGCGGTCCGTGGGGGAAGGGAGGAGCTCAGGAATCGGCCGCTTGCCATTTTCGACTGTTGTCCCTCGCCTCCTCTCAAGTGGAGCCACCTTACCTGCCAGGCGCTTCTGGACTGCGCCCGCACCGGGGTTCCCGCCGAGCTGGTGTCCATGCCCCTGGCGGGTGCCACGGCCCCAGTCACGCTGGTCGGGAGCCTCGTCCAGCACACGGCCGAAACCCTGAGTGGTGTGGTGATTCACCAGCTTGCAGCCCCGGGTGCACCCATCATCTACGGGGGATCCCCAGCCGCGGTGGACCTGCGGACGGGCACGACACCCATGGGAGCGATCGAGACAATGCTTCTCGACGTGGCCTACAGCGAGATCGGCCGGTCGTTAGGGCTGCCGACCCACGCCTATATGGGACTCAGCGATGCCAAACTGCTGGATGCCCAGGCCGGGGCAGAAGCGGCTCTGGGTGCGGTACTGGCGGCGCTGGCGGGGATCAGCGTCATCTCGGGGCCTGGGATGCTGGACTTCGAAAGCTGCTTCTCGCTCGAGAAACTCGTGCTGGACAACGAATTCTGTGGCATGGCCCTGAGAGCAGCCCAAGGCGTCCAGCGCCGCGACGCCGAGCTGGCCAGGGATCTCTACGGCGATATCTCCCGCGGCGACTGGTTTCTCACCTCTGAGACAACTCTGCGCTGGTTTCGGGAAGAGCTGTTTTTCCCCTCGCGGGTCATCGATCGGGATACGTACGAGAACTGGGTTAGAGCCGGGCGGACATCGGCAGGCGAGAGGGCGCACGCGCGCCTCCAAGAATTGCTGGAGAAGCCCGTCGCCTTCTTGCAGGACGCCAAAGCCCAAGCTGTACTCCAGATCGTAGAGAACGAAGCCGAAAGATACGGATGCCGGTCTCTGCCTCTAAGGGCGAAGGCGACCGGTTTCGTCTGA